CTGCATTTCCGAAATGTAAATGCGATCGATGTGCACGACATTTTCCGGTGAACTGAAATCTGTCGGGCCCACAGCGCCGCCAAAGTGGTCGCTCCTGCCAAAAGCGATGTGCAAGCCCAATTTTTCGTCCAGCAAAATTTCGCCGGTGGGGGAGATGCCAAAATCGCCCAGCACGCCAAAGCCCAATTCGGCAATGTTGGCGTACGCCGGTTCGTGTTGAATTTTTTCGCTTTCTTGTTTTGAGATTTCGCCCGAAGAAACGACTTCAACGGCTTTGTTCGCGCGGATTTTGTAAACGACAATTTCACCCTCCAGTTGCACCGGCAGAAAGCCTTCGGAAAGGCTCTTTTCCGGTTTTTCCCCTTCGTAGGGCACGATGTAACTTTCTCCGCTGGGTAGATTTCCAGCAACTCCCGAATCAGGGAATCGCCCGCCGCTGGCATGGCCTTTGCGAAAGCGCAGGTCAAAATTGATGTGAAAATTGTCCCCATCGGTAGTTGTGAAATCGATTTCCAGCGCAACAGCTTCGTCGAGTAGTTTTTTGATTTGCTGGACACGGCGGTTGATTTCGGCGTAATCGAGACGAAGTGCAGGGATCATCTCGGGAGAAAATCCGGGCATGGTTGCCGCGCGGAAATTCATCTGTTTCGCCAGAATCTTCAGCGGAGCAGTGGCGGAAAATTCGGTCAGCGCGATGACGAGCTGCGTTTGGCTCAATTTTTCTTTGAAATTTACCGCCTGCCCGTTTGCTGTCAAATTTCTCGCCTGCAAATTTTCCGCATCGCCATCGAAAAAATAGGCTGTCTCCGGCAAATCCGCATTGTTGTTGTGCACATTGGGATAGAGCAGCAGAGCGATTTCTTTCAGTCCGATTTCAGATGCCACAGAAGCCAATTTTTCCGCCCAATCCTGCGCCAGTTTCCGTCTGATGCGCCAGTTTTCATTATCAGGAACGACTTCATCGGGCACATCGATTAGAATCGCCAGCTTTTCATCCTTTTCCCGCGGTGAAAAAACCGAGACAATCAATTCTTTTAATTCTTTCGCAGTCAAATTTTCCATTTTTGCGCTCCTTGAAATAATTTCAAACCACCAAGATCGCGCCAAAGGCGGATCCGCTTATGGCGGACTCGAAAACACAAAGATTCTTGATATTCAATTTTCTTTGTCAATTTTCCCTCTGTGCCCTCTGCGGCTCTGTGGCAGATATTTAATTTTTTTAATGTTATCCTTTGTTTTCAAAAATAAATCTCCGTTTTTAACTTTCCCGCCAAACAAAATTCGTTCCGTGCTGTCAAACCGACAGGTGAAAACAATGCCTTTCTCGTAGAAAAATCCCGACAGGGCAAAGGCGAATGTCAATTTCAACGTATCTCCGGAAATTTGTTTGGCGATGTCATTTTTGAATTTGAATTCCGGGAAACCAAAGCCCTGCATTGTGCCGTCGATTTGCAAAATATCAGAAAGAGAATCTGGAACAAATACCACATCGCCATGCTCGACTTGAAAATCGATTTTCAAAATTGGCAAAGCAGCGGAACGCGGCAGTCGGTAGTGAAATTCTTTGTAAGCCGGCTTGGAAAAAAGAAAGAAAAACACCAAAAAGGCAACAGAAAAAACGAAGGCAATTGTCATCAAAATTCTGTTTTTGCCTGAAAGCAAGGTGTTTGGTTGCTGCTTTTCAGGTTTTGTTTGATTTTCTTCGTCAGGGATTTTCAAAATGTGATAGTAGAGAATCAAAATGATGAGCCAGGTAATTCCCCAGGACCAGATGACATCGGAAAGAAAATGCCCTCCCTGCGCCATGCGCGCGACGCCGATGAGCGAACCGTAAATGAGACTGAAAAACAGGCTGAACCAGGCAATTTTTTTGTGCTTGTCCCGCAGTGCCAGAAAAAGCGCGAAAAAAATGAACCCTGCCGAAGCATGTCCA
The Calditrichota bacterium genome window above contains:
- a CDS encoding phosphatase PAP2 family protein; its protein translation is FLRQKTAHLIAIYLSIALFLLISTAVIAHFQLDLKVQRLFYDHAANPGWYQKNAPLWHFLYHYGPLPALLLSFAAIAVLIFQKSVPKLRKYKHASKLFLLAMILGPGVIINGVLKDHWGRPRPRQVEEFGGQWEFREIWQPGIPGKGKSFPCGHASAGFIFFALFLALRDKHKKIAWFSLFFSLIYGSLIGVARMAQGGHFLSDVIWSWGITWLIILILYYHILKIPDEENQTKPEKQQPNTLLSGKNRILMTIAFVFSVAFLVFFFLFSKPAYKEFHYRLPRSAALPILKIDFQVEHGDVVFVPDSLSDILQIDGTMQGFGFPEFKFKNDIAKQISGDTLKLTFAFALSGFFYEKGIVFTCRFDSTERILFGGKVKNGDLFLKTKDNIKKIKYLPQSRRGHRGKIDKEN